Proteins from one Populus trichocarpa isolate Nisqually-1 unplaced genomic scaffold, P.trichocarpa_v4.1 scaffold_25, whole genome shotgun sequence genomic window:
- the LOC127904833 gene encoding probable disease resistance protein At5g43730, with amino-acid sequence MENSSGRLVQPGTSASSTKLVGRAFEQDMKVIRSWLMDDEVSTIGIYGMGGVGKTTMLQHIRNELLERRDISHSVYWVNVPQGFKIEELQDLITKYLNLDLSSKDDDLSRVVKLAKELANKQKWILILDDLWNSFEPQEVGIPIPLKGSNLIMTTRSEMVCRQMNSRNNIKVDTLSDEESWTLFTEKLGHDKPLSPEVERIAVDVARECAGLPLGIVTLAESLKGVDDLHEWRITLKRLKESNFWHMEDQMFQILRLSYDCLDNSAQQCFVYCALFDEHHKIERGVLIESFIEEGIIKEINRQATLDKGHSILDRLENVNLLERIDGGSAIKMHDLLRDMAIQILDEAKEEEEDEIRTNFADDKLNSRCISDSIFPIFACSLILIDIKFV; translated from the exons ATGGAGAACAGTAGTGGAAGATTAGTGCAGCCCGGCACAAGTGCCAGCTCTACAAAGCTAGTGGGTCGAGCATTTGAACAAGACATGAAGGTGATACGGTCTTGGTTAATGGATGATGAAGTCTCAACCATTGGCATTTACGGAATGGGGGGAGTTGGTAAAACGACAATGCTGCAACATATCCGCAATGAACTTCTAGAAAGACGAGATATTTCTCATAGTGTTTACTGGGTGAATGTGCCTCAAGGTTTCAAGATTGAAGAATTACAAGATCTTATTactaaatatcttaatttagaTCTTTCAAGCAAAGACGATGATCTGTCTAGAGTTGTCAAGTTAGCAAAAGAACTAGCGAATAAACAAAAATGGATTctcattttagatgatttgtggaacTCTTTTGAGCCACAAGAAGTGGGGATTCCTATCCCATTGAAAGGATCCAATCTCATTATGACAACTCGATCAGAAATGGTTTGTCGGCAGATGAATAGCCGAAACAATATAAAAGTGGATACTCTTTCTGATGAAGAATCCTGGACTTTGTTCACGGAGAAGCTTGGACATGACAAACCACTTTCTCCAGAAGTGGAACGAATTGCTGTAGATGTTGCAAGGGAATGTGCTGGTTTGCCTTTGGGAATTGTTACATTAGCAGAAAGTTTGAAGGGAGTGGATGACCTACATGAGTGGAGGATTACATTGAAGAGAttgaaagaatcaaattttTGGCACATGGAAGATCAGATGTTCCAGATATTAAGATTGAGTTATGATTGTTTAGATAATTCAGCACAACAATGTTTCGTATATTGTGCATTATTTGATGAACATCATAAGATTGAAAGGGGGGTGTTGATAGAGTCGTTTATCGAGGAGGGGATAATTAAAGAGATAAACAGGCAAGCAACACTCGACAAAGGCCACTCAATTCTTGATAGACTAGAAAATGTCAACTTATTGGAAAGAATTGATGGTGGTAGTGCTATCAAGATGCATGACTTGCTTAGGGACATGGCCATCCAAATACTGGATGA ggctaaagaagaagaagaggatgaaATCAGGACAAATTTTGCTGATGACAAACTTAATTCTAGATGT ATATCAGATTCTATATTTCCCATTTTTGCATGTTCCTTAATCCTTATTGACATCAAGTTTGTTTGA
- the LOC127903866 gene encoding uncharacterized protein LOC127903866 isoform X4: MHKHTHNHCKDTLASMEDFDLELDNMELVAAAAGYYYYNSITRQPRHSSSPYGSSFMSEVLDGPDDGCREMFRMDKHVFHNLCGILRQRGMLRDTAGVMIEEQLAIFLNIIGHNERNRVIQERFQHSGETISRHFNNVLKAIKSLSREFLQPPPIATPPEILSSNRFYPYFKDCIGVIDGMHVPAHLPAKDQSRFRNKKGVLSQNVLAACTFDLQFIFIYPGWEGSAADSRVLRAVLDDPDQNFPIIPEGKYYIVDTGYSNLEGFIAPYPGVRYHLHEFRGANQLPRNPQELFNHRHSSLRNTIQVSFDVLKTRFPILKVAPQYGFHVQRDIVIAACVLHNYIRRGGKDDWLFANVDGVDVAELPDIDDESDIQLASSIQDHMAFSLRESIMGAMWNDFINKWDQW; this comes from the exons ATGCATAAACATACTCATAATCACTGTAAAG ATACTTTGGCTAGTATGGAAGACTTCGACTTAGAATTGGACAATATGGAATTAGTTGCGGCCGCTGCCGGCTATTACTACTATAACAGTATAACTCGGCAACCTCGACATAGTTCGTCGCCTTATGGAAGTAGTTTTATGTCTGAAGTGCTGGATGGCCCTGATGATGGATGCCGGGAAATGTTTCGGATGGATAAACATGTTTTCCACAATCTATGTGGCATTCTCAGACAAAGAGGCATGCTTCGTGATACTGCAGGTGTTATGATAGAGGAGCAGCTGGCAATTTTCTTGAACATTATTGGTCATAACGAGCGTAACAGAGTTATCCAGGAAAGGTTCCAGCATTCAGGTGAAACCATAAGCCGGCATTTCAATAATGTGTTGAAGGCAATCAAGTCACTTTCACGTGAGTTTCTACAGCCACCACCTATCGCCACTCCTCCAGAAATTCTGTCCAGTAATAGATTCTATCCATATTTCAAG GATTGTATTGGTGTCATAGATGGTATGCATGTTCCTGCACATCTTCCAGCCAAGGACCAATCTCGATTTCGTAATAAGAAAGGTGTTTTATCACAAAATGTTTTGGCTGCTTGTACATTTGACTTGCagttcatatttatttatccgGGTTGGGAAGGCTCTGCTGCAGATTCTCGTGTGTTAAGAGCAGTCCTTGATGATCCAGATCAGAATTTCCCTATCATACCTGAAg GAAAATACTACATTGTTGACACAGGATACTCAAATCTGGAAGGATTTATTGCTCCATACCCAGGAGTCCGCTATCACCTTCATGAATTTAGAGGTGCCAATCAGCTGCCCAGAAATCCACAGGAACTATTTAATCACCGACATTCTTCTCTTAGAAACACCATTCAGGTGTCTTTCGATGTGCTGAAAACACGATTTCCTATTCTTAAAGTGGCCCCTCAATACGGATTTCATGTCCAAAGGGACATAGTTATTGCTGCATGCGTGTTACATAATTACATCAGGCGCGGAGGGAAAGATGATTGGTTGTTTGCTAATGTTGATGGAGTGGATGTGGCAGAATTGCCAGATATTGATGACGAGTCTGATATACAGCTGGCTTCTTCCATTCAGGATCATATGGCTTTCTCATTACGAGAATCGATTATGGGGGCAATGTGGAATGACTTCATAAACAAATGGGATCAATGGTGA
- the LOC127903866 gene encoding uncharacterized protein LOC127903866 isoform X3, with product MHKHTHNHCKGRYLFILVIMAYVDEDGSSGSGDDVTMLDGHNKRQFVTPGGSGRGKRSRKATGDAIVDAMLEIAAASKMRAAAIMKNEDQFSISKCIKVLDEMQDTLASMEDFDLELDNMELVAAAAGYYYYNSITRQPRHSSSPYGSSFMSEVLDGPDDGCREMFRMDKHVFHNLCGILRQRGMLRDTAGVMIEEQLAIFLNIIGHNERNRVIQERFQHSGETISRHFNNVLKAIKSLSREFLQPPPIATPPEILSSNRFYPYFKDCIGVIDGMHVPAHLPAKDQSRFRNKKGVLSQNVLAACTFDLQFIFIYPGWEGSAADSRVLRAVLDDPDQNFPIIPEGYSNLEGFIAPYPGVRYHLHEFRGANQLPRNPQELFNHRHSSLRNTIQVSFDVLKTRFPILKVAPQYGFHVQRDIVIAACVLHNYIRRGGKDDWLFANVDGVDVAELPDIDDESDIQLASSIQDHMAFSLRESIMGAMWNDFINKWDQW from the exons ATGCATAAACATACTCATAATCACTGTAAAG GGAGGTATTTGTTCATCCTAGTGATTATGGCTTATGTGGATGAGGATGGTTCGTCGGGCTCTGGAGATGATGTCACCATGTTGGATGGACACAACAAGCGTCAATTTGTGACGCCAGGAGGTTCTGGTCGTGGGAAGAGGAGTCGTAAGGCAACCGGTGATGCCATTGTGGATGCTATGCTGGAAATTGCTGCTGCTTCCAAAATGAGGGCGGCTGCTATTATGAAGAATGAGGATCAATTTTCTATCAGCAAATGCATCAAAGTATTGGATGAGATGCAAG ATACTTTGGCTAGTATGGAAGACTTCGACTTAGAATTGGACAATATGGAATTAGTTGCGGCCGCTGCCGGCTATTACTACTATAACAGTATAACTCGGCAACCTCGACATAGTTCGTCGCCTTATGGAAGTAGTTTTATGTCTGAAGTGCTGGATGGCCCTGATGATGGATGCCGGGAAATGTTTCGGATGGATAAACATGTTTTCCACAATCTATGTGGCATTCTCAGACAAAGAGGCATGCTTCGTGATACTGCAGGTGTTATGATAGAGGAGCAGCTGGCAATTTTCTTGAACATTATTGGTCATAACGAGCGTAACAGAGTTATCCAGGAAAGGTTCCAGCATTCAGGTGAAACCATAAGCCGGCATTTCAATAATGTGTTGAAGGCAATCAAGTCACTTTCACGTGAGTTTCTACAGCCACCACCTATCGCCACTCCTCCAGAAATTCTGTCCAGTAATAGATTCTATCCATATTTCAAG GATTGTATTGGTGTCATAGATGGTATGCATGTTCCTGCACATCTTCCAGCCAAGGACCAATCTCGATTTCGTAATAAGAAAGGTGTTTTATCACAAAATGTTTTGGCTGCTTGTACATTTGACTTGCagttcatatttatttatccgGGTTGGGAAGGCTCTGCTGCAGATTCTCGTGTGTTAAGAGCAGTCCTTGATGATCCAGATCAGAATTTCCCTATCATACCTGAAg GATACTCAAATCTGGAAGGATTTATTGCTCCATACCCAGGAGTCCGCTATCACCTTCATGAATTTAGAGGTGCCAATCAGCTGCCCAGAAATCCACAGGAACTATTTAATCACCGACATTCTTCTCTTAGAAACACCATTCAGGTGTCTTTCGATGTGCTGAAAACACGATTTCCTATTCTTAAAGTGGCCCCTCAATACGGATTTCATGTCCAAAGGGACATAGTTATTGCTGCATGCGTGTTACATAATTACATCAGGCGCGGAGGGAAAGATGATTGGTTGTTTGCTAATGTTGATGGAGTGGATGTGGCAGAATTGCCAGATATTGATGACGAGTCTGATATACAGCTGGCTTCTTCCATTCAGGATCATATGGCTTTCTCATTACGAGAATCGATTATGGGGGCAATGTGGAATGACTTCATAAACAAATGGGATCAATGGTGA
- the LOC127903866 gene encoding uncharacterized protein LOC127903866 isoform X1: MHKHTHNHCKGRYLFILVIMAYVDEDGSSGSGDDVTMLDGHNKRQFVTPGGSGRGKRSRKATGDAIVDAMLEIAAASKMRAAAIMKNEDQFSISKCIKVLDEMQDTLASMEDFDLELDNMELVAAAAGYYYYNSITRQPRHSSSPYGSSFMSEVLDGPDDGCREMFRMDKHVFHNLCGILRQRGMLRDTAGVMIEEQLAIFLNIIGHNERNRVIQERFQHSGETISRHFNNVLKAIKSLSREFLQPPPIATPPEILSSNRFYPYFKDCIGVIDGMHVPAHLPAKDQSRFRNKKGVLSQNVLAACTFDLQFIFIYPGWEGSAADSRVLRAVLDDPDQNFPIIPEGKYYIVDTGYSNLEGFIAPYPGVRYHLHEFRGANQLPRNPQELFNHRHSSLRNTIQVSFDVLKTRFPILKVAPQYGFHVQRDIVIAACVLHNYIRRGGKDDWLFANVDGVDVAELPDIDDESDIQLASSIQDHMAFSLRESIMGAMWNDFINKWDQW; the protein is encoded by the exons ATGCATAAACATACTCATAATCACTGTAAAG GGAGGTATTTGTTCATCCTAGTGATTATGGCTTATGTGGATGAGGATGGTTCGTCGGGCTCTGGAGATGATGTCACCATGTTGGATGGACACAACAAGCGTCAATTTGTGACGCCAGGAGGTTCTGGTCGTGGGAAGAGGAGTCGTAAGGCAACCGGTGATGCCATTGTGGATGCTATGCTGGAAATTGCTGCTGCTTCCAAAATGAGGGCGGCTGCTATTATGAAGAATGAGGATCAATTTTCTATCAGCAAATGCATCAAAGTATTGGATGAGATGCAAG ATACTTTGGCTAGTATGGAAGACTTCGACTTAGAATTGGACAATATGGAATTAGTTGCGGCCGCTGCCGGCTATTACTACTATAACAGTATAACTCGGCAACCTCGACATAGTTCGTCGCCTTATGGAAGTAGTTTTATGTCTGAAGTGCTGGATGGCCCTGATGATGGATGCCGGGAAATGTTTCGGATGGATAAACATGTTTTCCACAATCTATGTGGCATTCTCAGACAAAGAGGCATGCTTCGTGATACTGCAGGTGTTATGATAGAGGAGCAGCTGGCAATTTTCTTGAACATTATTGGTCATAACGAGCGTAACAGAGTTATCCAGGAAAGGTTCCAGCATTCAGGTGAAACCATAAGCCGGCATTTCAATAATGTGTTGAAGGCAATCAAGTCACTTTCACGTGAGTTTCTACAGCCACCACCTATCGCCACTCCTCCAGAAATTCTGTCCAGTAATAGATTCTATCCATATTTCAAG GATTGTATTGGTGTCATAGATGGTATGCATGTTCCTGCACATCTTCCAGCCAAGGACCAATCTCGATTTCGTAATAAGAAAGGTGTTTTATCACAAAATGTTTTGGCTGCTTGTACATTTGACTTGCagttcatatttatttatccgGGTTGGGAAGGCTCTGCTGCAGATTCTCGTGTGTTAAGAGCAGTCCTTGATGATCCAGATCAGAATTTCCCTATCATACCTGAAg GAAAATACTACATTGTTGACACAGGATACTCAAATCTGGAAGGATTTATTGCTCCATACCCAGGAGTCCGCTATCACCTTCATGAATTTAGAGGTGCCAATCAGCTGCCCAGAAATCCACAGGAACTATTTAATCACCGACATTCTTCTCTTAGAAACACCATTCAGGTGTCTTTCGATGTGCTGAAAACACGATTTCCTATTCTTAAAGTGGCCCCTCAATACGGATTTCATGTCCAAAGGGACATAGTTATTGCTGCATGCGTGTTACATAATTACATCAGGCGCGGAGGGAAAGATGATTGGTTGTTTGCTAATGTTGATGGAGTGGATGTGGCAGAATTGCCAGATATTGATGACGAGTCTGATATACAGCTGGCTTCTTCCATTCAGGATCATATGGCTTTCTCATTACGAGAATCGATTATGGGGGCAATGTGGAATGACTTCATAAACAAATGGGATCAATGGTGA
- the LOC127903866 gene encoding uncharacterized protein LOC127903866 isoform X2, translating to MHKHTHNHCKVIMAYVDEDGSSGSGDDVTMLDGHNKRQFVTPGGSGRGKRSRKATGDAIVDAMLEIAAASKMRAAAIMKNEDQFSISKCIKVLDEMQDTLASMEDFDLELDNMELVAAAAGYYYYNSITRQPRHSSSPYGSSFMSEVLDGPDDGCREMFRMDKHVFHNLCGILRQRGMLRDTAGVMIEEQLAIFLNIIGHNERNRVIQERFQHSGETISRHFNNVLKAIKSLSREFLQPPPIATPPEILSSNRFYPYFKDCIGVIDGMHVPAHLPAKDQSRFRNKKGVLSQNVLAACTFDLQFIFIYPGWEGSAADSRVLRAVLDDPDQNFPIIPEGKYYIVDTGYSNLEGFIAPYPGVRYHLHEFRGANQLPRNPQELFNHRHSSLRNTIQVSFDVLKTRFPILKVAPQYGFHVQRDIVIAACVLHNYIRRGGKDDWLFANVDGVDVAELPDIDDESDIQLASSIQDHMAFSLRESIMGAMWNDFINKWDQW from the exons ATGCATAAACATACTCATAATCACTGTAAAG TGATTATGGCTTATGTGGATGAGGATGGTTCGTCGGGCTCTGGAGATGATGTCACCATGTTGGATGGACACAACAAGCGTCAATTTGTGACGCCAGGAGGTTCTGGTCGTGGGAAGAGGAGTCGTAAGGCAACCGGTGATGCCATTGTGGATGCTATGCTGGAAATTGCTGCTGCTTCCAAAATGAGGGCGGCTGCTATTATGAAGAATGAGGATCAATTTTCTATCAGCAAATGCATCAAAGTATTGGATGAGATGCAAG ATACTTTGGCTAGTATGGAAGACTTCGACTTAGAATTGGACAATATGGAATTAGTTGCGGCCGCTGCCGGCTATTACTACTATAACAGTATAACTCGGCAACCTCGACATAGTTCGTCGCCTTATGGAAGTAGTTTTATGTCTGAAGTGCTGGATGGCCCTGATGATGGATGCCGGGAAATGTTTCGGATGGATAAACATGTTTTCCACAATCTATGTGGCATTCTCAGACAAAGAGGCATGCTTCGTGATACTGCAGGTGTTATGATAGAGGAGCAGCTGGCAATTTTCTTGAACATTATTGGTCATAACGAGCGTAACAGAGTTATCCAGGAAAGGTTCCAGCATTCAGGTGAAACCATAAGCCGGCATTTCAATAATGTGTTGAAGGCAATCAAGTCACTTTCACGTGAGTTTCTACAGCCACCACCTATCGCCACTCCTCCAGAAATTCTGTCCAGTAATAGATTCTATCCATATTTCAAG GATTGTATTGGTGTCATAGATGGTATGCATGTTCCTGCACATCTTCCAGCCAAGGACCAATCTCGATTTCGTAATAAGAAAGGTGTTTTATCACAAAATGTTTTGGCTGCTTGTACATTTGACTTGCagttcatatttatttatccgGGTTGGGAAGGCTCTGCTGCAGATTCTCGTGTGTTAAGAGCAGTCCTTGATGATCCAGATCAGAATTTCCCTATCATACCTGAAg GAAAATACTACATTGTTGACACAGGATACTCAAATCTGGAAGGATTTATTGCTCCATACCCAGGAGTCCGCTATCACCTTCATGAATTTAGAGGTGCCAATCAGCTGCCCAGAAATCCACAGGAACTATTTAATCACCGACATTCTTCTCTTAGAAACACCATTCAGGTGTCTTTCGATGTGCTGAAAACACGATTTCCTATTCTTAAAGTGGCCCCTCAATACGGATTTCATGTCCAAAGGGACATAGTTATTGCTGCATGCGTGTTACATAATTACATCAGGCGCGGAGGGAAAGATGATTGGTTGTTTGCTAATGTTGATGGAGTGGATGTGGCAGAATTGCCAGATATTGATGACGAGTCTGATATACAGCTGGCTTCTTCCATTCAGGATCATATGGCTTTCTCATTACGAGAATCGATTATGGGGGCAATGTGGAATGACTTCATAAACAAATGGGATCAATGGTGA